One segment of Caldanaerobius polysaccharolyticus DSM 13641 DNA contains the following:
- a CDS encoding NADH-dependent [FeFe] hydrogenase, group A6: MDKVSVTIDGVKVEVPKNYTILQAAKEAGVDIPTLCYLKGINEIGACRICVVEVQGAKALQASCVAPVSDGMVVRTNTPVVREARKATLELILSDHDRSCLTCIRNGNCELQALANEFNISELRFEGARHQSEIDDLSASIVRNSNKCVLCRRCVSMCSNVQTVNAIGVNERGFRSVVSPIYGMSLADSPCINCGQCVISCPTGALYEKDHTARVWEALADPEKYVVAQTAPAVRVALGEEFGMPIGTRVTGKMVAALKRLGFDKVFDTNFGADLTIMEEGNELLHRLKNGGKLPMITSCSPGWVKFCEHYYPEFLDNLSTCKSPHQMLGAIIKSYYAEKMGIDPSKIYVVSIMPCTAKKFEIDRPEMEHDGLRDVDAVLTTRELARMIKEANINFNRLEDEEFDDPLGEATGAGAIFGVTGGVMEAALRTVADIVEGKDLHEFEYTDVRGLEGVREATVRIGDFELRLAVVNGTGNARKLLDKVKAGEANYHFIEVMGCPGGCINGGGQPIVSSKMQREVDVRALRAKAIYEEDKNLPIRKSHKNPQIVVLYEEYLKEPLGHRSHELLHTKYKERKLYNVK; the protein is encoded by the coding sequence CACTATATTGCAGGCTGCGAAAGAGGCTGGTGTTGACATACCTACGCTATGTTATCTAAAGGGAATAAATGAAATCGGCGCCTGCAGGATATGCGTGGTGGAGGTACAAGGCGCAAAGGCACTTCAAGCGTCCTGTGTTGCCCCGGTTTCCGATGGCATGGTGGTTAGGACCAATACGCCTGTGGTTAGAGAGGCCAGAAAGGCGACGCTAGAGCTTATACTTTCAGATCACGACAGAAGCTGTTTAACCTGTATAAGAAACGGCAATTGTGAACTTCAAGCGCTGGCAAATGAGTTTAATATTTCTGAGTTAAGATTTGAAGGAGCCAGGCACCAAAGTGAAATAGATGATTTATCCGCCTCCATCGTCAGAAATTCCAATAAGTGCGTGTTATGCCGCAGATGCGTATCCATGTGCTCCAATGTTCAGACCGTTAACGCCATTGGGGTAAACGAGAGGGGTTTTAGGTCGGTGGTGTCCCCTATATACGGCATGAGCCTGGCGGATTCCCCGTGCATCAATTGCGGTCAGTGTGTGATTTCATGTCCTACGGGTGCTCTTTATGAGAAAGATCATACCGCCAGGGTATGGGAGGCGCTGGCAGATCCTGAAAAATACGTGGTCGCTCAAACAGCTCCTGCAGTGAGGGTGGCATTAGGAGAGGAATTTGGAATGCCCATTGGGACCAGGGTTACCGGCAAGATGGTAGCGGCCTTAAAGAGATTGGGATTTGATAAAGTTTTTGATACCAACTTTGGCGCAGACCTGACTATCATGGAAGAAGGCAACGAGTTGCTGCACAGGCTTAAAAACGGTGGCAAGCTCCCCATGATTACATCCTGCAGCCCTGGTTGGGTAAAATTCTGCGAGCACTATTATCCTGAATTCCTGGACAATCTCTCAACGTGCAAATCGCCTCATCAGATGCTGGGTGCTATAATCAAAAGTTATTACGCTGAGAAAATGGGCATAGATCCGTCAAAGATATACGTGGTGTCTATAATGCCATGTACCGCAAAGAAGTTTGAGATCGACAGGCCGGAGATGGAACATGATGGATTGAGAGATGTAGACGCTGTACTGACCACAAGAGAATTAGCCAGGATGATAAAAGAAGCCAATATAAACTTTAACAGGCTGGAAGATGAAGAATTTGACGATCCTCTGGGAGAAGCTACAGGTGCTGGAGCTATATTTGGAGTCACCGGAGGGGTTATGGAAGCAGCGCTGAGAACGGTGGCAGATATTGTGGAAGGAAAAGATTTACATGAGTTTGAGTACACCGATGTGAGAGGCTTGGAGGGCGTCAGAGAGGCTACCGTGAGGATAGGGGATTTTGAACTTAGATTAGCAGTGGTCAACGGCACAGGCAACGCCAGAAAGTTGCTGGATAAGGTAAAAGCAGGAGAGGCTAATTACCACTTTATCGAAGTCATGGGCTGCCCTGGTGGATGCATCAATGGAGGCGGTCAGCCTATTGTGTCTTCTAAGATGCAGAGGGAAGTGGATGTGAGGGCGCTTAGAGCCAAAGCTATATATGAGGAAGATAAAAACCTTCCAATAAGAAAATCCCATAAGAATCCTCAAATAGTGGTATTATACGAGGAATACTTAAAAGAGCCTCTGGGGCACAGGTCCCATGAACTGTTGCACACGAAGTATAAAGAGAGAAAGCTTTACAATGTAAAGTAA